The following proteins are co-located in the Labrys monachus genome:
- a CDS encoding FAD-dependent oxidoreductase, whose amino-acid sequence MPEPIDTDVAIVGGGPAGLAAAIALRRRGIARVLVLERESEAGGIPRHCGHPPFGIREFGRPMTGPRYARRLRAEAAAAGVDLRTGHSVVSLEPGGRLTVAAPEGVRTVAARRIILATGAREATRAARLASGDRPIGVINTGALQSYIYLKRLKPFRRPVVVGTELVGLSALWTCMRHGIRPVAVVEEGMRATARWPLSLFPRLLGIPVHYGSRLGDIAGLPRVTHVEIDGPGGRKSRLACDGVLFTGRFLPEAALVRMGTLALDRGSGGPAVDQHGRCSDPAYFAAGNLLRPIETAGWCFREGRRIGEAVADDLAGALPVATRTVRVGHAAPIRFAVPQSLSLAGSSRLTGTIQLRVGTESAGRLTVRAGGRLLWSRRIDTRPERRILVPLQGIDLPEGIDAIEIAIEPGGGA is encoded by the coding sequence ATGCCTGAACCGATCGACACCGATGTCGCGATCGTCGGCGGCGGCCCCGCCGGCCTCGCCGCCGCCATCGCCCTGCGCCGCCGGGGTATCGCCCGGGTCCTCGTGCTCGAACGCGAGAGCGAGGCGGGCGGCATACCCCGCCATTGCGGCCATCCGCCCTTCGGCATCCGCGAGTTCGGCCGGCCGATGACCGGCCCGCGCTACGCCCGCCGCCTGCGCGCCGAGGCGGCCGCGGCCGGCGTCGACCTCCGTACCGGCCACAGCGTGGTGTCGCTGGAGCCGGGCGGCCGGCTCACGGTGGCGGCGCCGGAAGGCGTGCGCACCGTGGCCGCGCGGCGCATCATCCTGGCGACGGGTGCGCGGGAGGCGACGCGCGCGGCGCGGCTCGCCTCCGGCGACCGGCCGATCGGCGTGATCAACACCGGCGCGCTGCAATCCTACATCTACCTGAAGCGGCTGAAGCCGTTCCGGCGTCCCGTCGTCGTCGGCACCGAGCTGGTCGGCCTCTCCGCGCTGTGGACCTGCATGCGGCACGGCATCCGGCCGGTCGCCGTCGTCGAGGAAGGCATGCGCGCCACGGCGCGCTGGCCGCTCTCCCTCTTCCCGCGCCTTCTCGGCATTCCCGTCCATTACGGCTCGCGCCTCGGCGACATCGCCGGCCTGCCGCGCGTCACCCATGTCGAGATCGACGGCCCCGGTGGGCGGAAGAGCCGGCTCGCCTGCGACGGCGTCCTCTTCACCGGCCGCTTCCTGCCCGAGGCCGCGCTGGTCCGCATGGGCACGCTCGCCCTCGACCGCGGCAGCGGCGGGCCGGCGGTCGACCAGCATGGCCGCTGCTCGGATCCGGCCTATTTCGCCGCCGGCAACCTGCTGCGCCCGATCGAGACGGCCGGCTGGTGTTTCCGCGAAGGCCGCCGGATCGGCGAAGCCGTCGCCGACGACCTCGCGGGCGCTCTGCCCGTCGCGACGCGGACGGTCCGGGTCGGGCATGCCGCGCCGATCCGGTTCGCGGTTCCGCAGTCTCTCTCGCTGGCGGGATCCTCTCGCCTCACCGGCACCATCCAGCTTCGGGTCGGTACCGAGAGCGCCGGCCGGCTGACCGTCAGGGCCGGCGGCCGCCTCCTGTGGTCGCGCCGCATCGATACAAGGCCGGAACGTCGCATCCTGGTGCCGCTCCAGGGCATCGACCTGCCCGAAGGCATCGACGCTATCGAGATCGCGATCGAGCCCGGGGGTGGAGCATGA
- a CDS encoding allantoinase PuuE, with the protein MEYPKMSYEVRRDIVGYGRNPPHPRWKNDARIAINFVLNIEEGTEYSIGDGDGFAEATLTEFDASYVPRGDRDLAAESMFEYGSRVGVWRVLRLFEERGLPLTLNACALAVERHPELAAAIRDRNYDICCHGWRWVDHFLLPAEVERRHILDAIASLERTVGRRPLGWCCRTGPSVNTRRLLKEIGGFLYDSDAYNDELPYWVDVEGLDHLVVPYTHTHNDSKYAPGPFATAGDYETWHRDAFDWLYREGATAPKMMSVGLHARMIGHPARMAGLARFLDHIARHADVWVCERIEIAEHWRAHHPPRA; encoded by the coding sequence ATGGAATATCCCAAGATGAGCTATGAGGTACGAAGAGATATCGTCGGATACGGCAGGAATCCGCCTCATCCTCGCTGGAAAAACGATGCAAGGATCGCGATAAACTTCGTCCTCAACATCGAGGAGGGAACCGAATACTCGATCGGCGACGGCGACGGTTTTGCCGAGGCGACCCTGACCGAGTTCGACGCGTCCTATGTGCCGCGCGGGGATCGCGACCTCGCGGCCGAATCCATGTTCGAATATGGCAGCCGCGTCGGCGTCTGGCGGGTGCTACGCCTATTCGAGGAGCGCGGCCTGCCGCTCACGCTGAACGCCTGCGCCCTGGCGGTCGAGCGCCATCCGGAACTGGCGGCGGCGATCCGCGACAGGAATTACGACATCTGCTGCCATGGCTGGCGCTGGGTCGACCATTTCCTGCTGCCGGCCGAGGTCGAGCGGCGGCATATCCTCGACGCCATCGCCAGCCTGGAGCGGACGGTCGGACGCCGGCCGCTGGGCTGGTGCTGCCGCACCGGCCCCAGCGTCAACACCCGCCGGCTGCTGAAGGAGATCGGCGGCTTCCTCTATGACAGCGACGCCTATAATGACGAACTGCCCTATTGGGTCGACGTCGAGGGCCTCGACCATCTCGTCGTGCCCTACACCCACACCCATAATGATTCGAAATATGCGCCCGGCCCCTTCGCCACCGCCGGCGACTACGAGACCTGGCACCGCGACGCCTTCGACTGGCTCTACCGCGAGGGCGCGACGGCTCCGAAGATGATGTCGGTCGGGCTGCACGCCCGCATGATCGGCCATCCCGCCCGCATGGCCGGGCTCGCTCGCTTCCTCGACCACATCGCCCGCCACGCGGATGTCTGGGTGTGCGAGCGCATCGAGATCGCCGAGCATTGGCGCGCCCACCACCCGCCCCGGGCCTGA
- a CDS encoding IclR family transcriptional regulator, protein MPPGRSAAKAIGVRVGQVRERSIDRAIRLFECLHAARQPLAVAEIARRLKAPRSTIYDIVNRFTAAGILEVSDLDGRIYFGTTLYFYAADYLGANALLRRARDEVDRLAALTGETTEFGVLQGDKYAAVHRRPGTRLPGRDPEAGIRLPIPWTAAGRLLLASMTPDAIRDLIPPQDFVLPDGRRIDVDDFLADVARAAADGYCITSGLADNTAACLAVPIRDRRGAAVATLCFIVKADAAPVARMGLVEVLKNSARSLSAGPAQETSGRKP, encoded by the coding sequence GTGCCGCCGGGCCGTTCGGCGGCCAAGGCGATCGGGGTGCGCGTGGGACAGGTTCGGGAACGCAGCATCGACAGGGCGATCCGGCTGTTCGAATGCCTGCACGCCGCCCGCCAGCCTCTGGCGGTCGCCGAGATCGCGCGCCGGCTCAAGGCGCCGCGCTCCACCATCTACGACATCGTCAACCGCTTCACGGCGGCCGGCATCCTCGAGGTCTCCGATCTCGACGGCCGCATCTATTTCGGCACCACCCTGTATTTCTACGCGGCGGACTATCTCGGTGCGAACGCGCTGCTGCGCCGCGCGCGCGACGAGGTCGACCGCCTGGCGGCGCTGACGGGGGAGACGACCGAGTTCGGCGTGCTGCAGGGCGACAAATATGCCGCCGTCCATCGGCGCCCCGGCACGCGGCTGCCCGGGCGCGATCCGGAGGCCGGGATACGGCTGCCCATCCCCTGGACGGCCGCCGGCCGGCTGCTCCTGGCCAGCATGACGCCCGACGCCATACGGGACCTGATCCCGCCGCAGGATTTCGTCCTCCCCGACGGCCGCCGCATCGATGTCGACGATTTCCTCGCCGATGTCGCGAGGGCCGCCGCGGACGGCTACTGCATCACCTCGGGATTGGCCGACAACACCGCCGCCTGCCTCGCCGTGCCCATTCGCGACCGCCGCGGCGCGGCGGTCGCGACGCTCTGCTTCATCGTCAAGGCCGACGCCGCACCCGTCGCCCGCATGGGGCTCGTCGAGGTCCTGAAGAACAGCGCGCGCAGCCTGTCGGCCGGGCCGGCCCAGGAGACATCCGGCAGGAAGCCTTGA
- a CDS encoding class II aldolase/adducin family protein, which yields MMTLATLERADALGGEERRLRIDLAAAFRLAAGFDWHESVGNHFSVAVAPGSRSFLMNPRWMHFARIRASDLLLLDGDAPGVMDGPGAPDPSAWAIHSSLHAHLPHVRCLLHLHPPHSTALACLADPEIKPIDQNTARFFDRIAVDLAYGGIADERAEGERLAKVLGNRSIMLMGNHGVLVAGETIAQAFDDLYFLERACQTLILAYSTGKALNVMPSDLAARTARDWEDYAEMSFAHFEELKKLLDAKDPSYAQ from the coding sequence ATGATGACACTTGCGACGCTCGAACGCGCGGACGCCCTCGGCGGGGAGGAACGCCGGCTCCGCATCGATCTCGCCGCGGCCTTCCGGCTGGCGGCCGGCTTCGACTGGCACGAATCGGTCGGCAACCATTTCAGCGTCGCGGTGGCGCCCGGCAGCCGAAGCTTCCTGATGAACCCGCGCTGGATGCATTTCGCCCGTATCCGGGCCAGCGACCTCCTCCTTCTCGACGGCGACGCTCCCGGGGTGATGGACGGTCCCGGCGCGCCCGATCCTTCCGCCTGGGCGATCCATTCCAGCCTCCACGCCCATCTTCCGCATGTGCGCTGCCTGCTCCACCTCCACCCGCCCCACAGCACCGCGCTGGCCTGTCTCGCCGACCCCGAGATCAAGCCGATCGACCAGAACACCGCCCGCTTCTTCGACCGCATCGCCGTCGATCTCGCCTATGGCGGCATCGCCGACGAAAGGGCCGAGGGCGAACGCCTCGCCAAGGTCCTCGGCAATCGCAGCATCATGCTGATGGGCAATCACGGCGTCCTCGTCGCCGGGGAGACGATCGCCCAGGCCTTCGACGACCTCTATTTCCTCGAACGCGCCTGCCAGACGTTGATCCTGGCCTATTCGACCGGCAAGGCCCTGAACGTCATGCCGAGCGACCTCGCGGCCCGCACCGCGCGCGACTGGGAGGATTACGCCGAGATGAGCTTCGCCCATTTCGAGGAACTGAAGAAACTCCTCGACGCAAAGGATCCCTCCTACGCGCAATGA
- a CDS encoding DeoR/GlpR family DNA-binding transcription regulator, with translation MKPGIRRERIVDLVREHERMSVDDLAGLLGSSRETIRRDLTELDGRGHIRKVHGGAVMPEAPREGAFPARLSEAIREKRAVARAAAALFGEGDTLFIDTGTTTLLFAEELARRPGITVITNGPQIARTVAAGGGKVFVIGGEYRADVGEMTGSLAVEQIARFHAAHAVITVGGIGRDGAMDFLLDEAQVARAMVAQARSVTVIADGSKLGRMALFQVCPLGRIDRLVVDVRPEGSLAEALTSAGVEVVVADPSA, from the coding sequence ATGAAGCCTGGGATTCGCCGCGAGCGCATCGTCGATCTCGTCCGCGAGCATGAGCGGATGAGCGTCGACGATCTCGCCGGCCTCCTCGGCAGCTCGCGCGAGACCATCCGGCGCGATCTCACCGAACTGGACGGGCGCGGTCATATCCGCAAGGTCCATGGCGGCGCCGTGATGCCGGAGGCCCCTCGCGAGGGCGCGTTTCCTGCCCGGCTTTCCGAGGCGATCCGCGAGAAGCGCGCCGTCGCCCGCGCCGCCGCGGCGCTGTTCGGGGAGGGCGACACCCTCTTCATCGACACCGGCACCACCACGCTGCTCTTCGCCGAGGAGCTGGCGCGCCGGCCCGGCATCACCGTCATCACCAATGGGCCGCAGATCGCCCGGACCGTCGCGGCCGGCGGCGGCAAGGTCTTCGTCATCGGCGGGGAGTACCGGGCCGACGTCGGCGAGATGACCGGCTCCCTTGCCGTCGAGCAGATCGCCCGCTTCCATGCGGCCCATGCGGTCATCACCGTCGGCGGCATCGGGCGCGACGGCGCCATGGACTTCCTGCTCGATGAAGCCCAGGTCGCCCGCGCGATGGTCGCCCAGGCGCGCTCCGTCACCGTGATCGCCGACGGTTCGAAGCTCGGCCGGATGGCGCTTTTCCAGGTCTGTCCGCTCGGCCGGATCGACCGTCTCGTCGTCGATGTCCGTCCCGAGGGATCTCTGGCCGAGGCTCTCACGTCGGCGGGGGTGGAGGTCGTCGTTGCCGATCCGTCGGCGTGA
- a CDS encoding NAD(P)/FAD-dependent oxidoreductase yields the protein MPEAIADSNRISGIGTADVAVIGAGVVGCAVTRRLALLGARVVLLEKAPDILAGASKGNSALLHTGFDAPPGSLECALMQRGHAEFLDIRERLGLPLLETGAMVVAWNEAEEDELDAIEAQARRNGVGDVVRLGRREVLAREPALAPHLRGAVLVPREHVIDPWSTPLAYLTQALANGAQALFGAEVCGGSFDGEAWTLQTARGAVRAARIVNCAGLQGDRIERLLLGDASFEIRPRKGQFVVFDKPAAGLLTTILLPVPTERTKGIVLTRTIYGNLLVGPTAEEQDERDRATIEAETLAALIAKAVEFVPALDGMPVNAAYAGLRPATERKEYRIRHEKDRHWITVGGIRSTGLTAALGLAAHVAELLAGEGWQASPLEDPVWTPVPNLAEHRPRDWQAPNHGEIVCHCEMVTRREIEATFASPLPPGDFGGLRRRTRAAMGRCQGFYCGARLAELTAGRLAEPLAAGDADA from the coding sequence GTGCCAGAGGCCATCGCCGATAGCAATCGCATCAGCGGGATCGGGACGGCCGACGTCGCGGTGATCGGAGCCGGCGTCGTCGGCTGCGCCGTGACCCGCAGGCTCGCGCTGCTCGGCGCCCGCGTCGTTCTCCTGGAGAAGGCGCCGGACATTCTCGCCGGCGCCAGCAAGGGCAATAGCGCGCTCCTCCATACCGGCTTCGATGCCCCGCCGGGCAGCCTCGAATGCGCGCTCATGCAGCGCGGCCATGCGGAATTCCTCGACATCCGCGAGCGGCTCGGCCTGCCGCTGCTCGAAACCGGCGCGATGGTGGTGGCGTGGAACGAGGCCGAGGAAGATGAACTCGACGCCATCGAGGCGCAGGCCCGGCGAAACGGCGTCGGCGACGTCGTCCGCCTCGGCCGGCGGGAGGTGCTGGCGCGCGAGCCCGCCCTGGCGCCGCATCTGCGCGGGGCCGTGCTGGTGCCCCGCGAGCATGTCATCGATCCCTGGTCGACCCCGCTCGCCTATCTCACCCAGGCGCTCGCCAACGGGGCGCAGGCGCTGTTCGGGGCGGAGGTCTGCGGCGGCTCGTTCGACGGCGAGGCCTGGACGCTGCAGACCGCACGCGGCGCCGTCCGGGCCGCCCGCATCGTCAACTGCGCCGGCCTCCAGGGCGACCGCATCGAGCGCCTCCTCCTCGGCGATGCGAGCTTCGAGATCAGGCCGCGCAAGGGCCAGTTCGTCGTCTTCGACAAGCCGGCGGCCGGACTGCTGACGACCATCCTCCTGCCGGTGCCGACGGAGCGGACCAAGGGTATCGTGCTCACCAGGACGATCTACGGCAACCTGCTCGTCGGCCCGACGGCGGAGGAGCAGGACGAGCGCGACCGCGCCACCATCGAGGCGGAGACCCTGGCGGCGCTGATCGCCAAGGCCGTCGAGTTCGTGCCGGCGCTCGACGGCATGCCGGTGAATGCGGCCTATGCCGGCCTTCGCCCCGCCACCGAGCGCAAGGAATACCGCATCCGCCATGAGAAGGACCGGCACTGGATCACGGTGGGCGGCATCCGCTCGACCGGCCTCACCGCCGCCCTCGGCCTCGCCGCCCATGTCGCCGAACTGCTCGCCGGCGAAGGCTGGCAGGCCTCGCCGCTCGAAGACCCCGTCTGGACGCCCGTCCCCAACCTGGCCGAGCACCGCCCCCGCGACTGGCAGGCGCCGAACCATGGCGAGATCGTCTGCCATTGCGAGATGGTCACCCGCCGCGAGATCGAGGCCACCTTCGCTTCGCCCCTGCCCCCGGGCGATTTCGGCGGCCTGCGGCGCCGCACGCGGGCGGCGATGGGGCGCTGCCAGGGCTTTTATTGCGGCGCCCGCCTGGCGGAACTGACGGCGGGCCGCCTTGCCGAGCCGCTCGCAGCGGGTGACGCCGATGCCTGA
- a CDS encoding SDR family oxidoreductase: MDLGLKGKKAIVCASSRGLGKGCALALAQEGVELVINGVTPETLERTAAEIRAATGVTVTPVVADVATVEGRERLLAACPQPDILVNNAGGPPAGDFRDFTREQWLAAIDANMLAPIELIKATLDGMIGRRFGRIVNITSVSVKAPISYLGLSNGARSGLTGFVAGLARDISRHNVTINNILPGSFATDRLRDNAAGSAKVGQSPDDVLEEWREGESSGRFGRPDELGMVCAFLCGTNAGYITRQNIFLDGGSYPGTF, translated from the coding sequence ATGGATCTGGGACTTAAGGGAAAGAAGGCCATCGTCTGCGCGTCCAGCCGGGGACTCGGCAAGGGCTGCGCGCTGGCGCTGGCGCAGGAGGGCGTCGAACTCGTGATCAACGGCGTCACGCCGGAGACGCTCGAGCGCACGGCGGCGGAGATCCGCGCCGCCACGGGCGTGACCGTGACCCCGGTCGTCGCCGACGTGGCGACGGTGGAAGGCCGCGAGAGGCTGCTCGCCGCCTGCCCGCAGCCCGACATCCTCGTCAACAATGCGGGCGGCCCGCCGGCCGGCGACTTCCGCGACTTCACCCGCGAGCAATGGCTGGCGGCGATCGACGCCAACATGCTGGCGCCGATCGAGCTGATCAAGGCGACGCTCGACGGCATGATCGGCCGCCGCTTCGGCCGCATCGTCAACATCACCTCGGTCTCCGTGAAGGCGCCGATCTCCTATCTCGGCCTGTCGAACGGCGCCCGCAGCGGCCTCACCGGCTTCGTCGCCGGTCTCGCCCGCGACATCTCCCGGCACAATGTGACCATCAACAACATCCTGCCGGGCTCCTTCGCCACCGACCGGCTGCGCGACAATGCAGCCGGTTCGGCCAAGGTGGGGCAGAGCCCCGACGACGTGCTGGAGGAGTGGCGCGAGGGTGAAAGCTCGGGCCGCTTCGGCAGGCCGGACGAGCTCGGCATGGTCTGCGCCTTCC
- a CDS encoding FGGY family carbohydrate kinase translates to MRIAAVDQGTTSTRVLVFEDDAPPRVAHAVRHRQSYPQPGWVEHDPLELLTNIEACLAAAGPVDAIGIANQGESCLAWDAVSGEPLSPVIVWQDNRTNDAIERLAAAGAAEGVAARTGLPLDCYFSASKLAWIVENIAPARAALDAGRLRLGTTDSFFLDRLAGTFATDATTASRTALMDLATLAWDEGLCRLFGVPREALAPIRPTSAAFGAIGGTPVTASVVDQQAALRGHGCRAVGDAKITFGTGAFALAVTGPDIARQRTDGLISTVAWQTQAATTYALEGGVYDVGSVVEWALRIGILDAPSELAAFAAPPALSRGLAFVPALSGLACPQWDRNAAGLWIGMTTATTRQDLQQSLLEGIAMQTREVVRAMDKAIGLGDAISVDGGLTASPYFLQFLADVTGKTIVRRANAELTAYGCALLAGLPESGGPSSADIAYSPGRPVKGADARYAEALARCGGWRSV, encoded by the coding sequence ATGCGCATCGCCGCCGTCGACCAGGGCACCACCAGCACCCGCGTCCTGGTGTTCGAGGACGATGCGCCGCCGCGCGTCGCCCATGCCGTGCGCCACCGCCAGTCCTATCCGCAACCGGGATGGGTGGAGCACGATCCGCTCGAACTCCTCACCAATATCGAGGCTTGCCTGGCCGCAGCCGGCCCGGTCGATGCCATCGGCATCGCCAACCAGGGCGAGAGCTGCCTCGCCTGGGACGCCGTCTCGGGCGAACCCCTGTCACCCGTCATCGTCTGGCAGGACAATCGCACCAATGACGCGATCGAGCGCCTCGCGGCGGCGGGCGCGGCGGAAGGGGTGGCGGCGCGGACCGGCCTGCCGCTCGACTGCTATTTCTCCGCCTCCAAGCTCGCCTGGATCGTCGAAAACATCGCGCCGGCGAGGGCGGCGCTCGATGCCGGCCGGCTTCGCCTCGGCACCACCGACAGCTTCTTCCTCGACCGGCTCGCCGGCACCTTCGCCACCGACGCCACCACGGCCTCGCGCACGGCGCTGATGGACCTCGCCACGCTCGCCTGGGACGAGGGCCTGTGCCGGCTGTTCGGCGTGCCGCGCGAGGCACTGGCGCCGATCCGGCCCACATCCGCCGCCTTCGGCGCCATCGGCGGCACGCCGGTGACCGCCTCGGTCGTCGACCAGCAGGCCGCCCTGCGCGGCCATGGCTGCCGCGCCGTCGGCGATGCCAAGATCACCTTCGGCACCGGCGCCTTCGCCCTCGCCGTGACCGGCCCGGACATCGCCCGGCAGCGGACGGACGGCCTGATCTCGACTGTCGCCTGGCAGACGCAGGCCGCGACCACCTATGCGCTCGAAGGCGGCGTCTACGATGTCGGATCGGTCGTCGAATGGGCATTGCGGATCGGCATCCTCGACGCCCCCTCGGAACTGGCCGCCTTCGCGGCTCCCCCCGCCCTCTCGCGCGGCCTCGCTTTCGTGCCGGCGCTGTCCGGCCTCGCCTGCCCGCAATGGGACCGCAACGCCGCCGGCCTGTGGATCGGCATGACCACGGCGACCACCCGGCAGGACCTTCAGCAATCGCTGCTGGAGGGCATCGCCATGCAGACGCGGGAAGTCGTCCGCGCCATGGACAAGGCGATCGGCCTCGGCGACGCCATCTCCGTCGACGGCGGCCTCACGGCGAGCCCCTATTTCCTGCAATTTCTCGCCGACGTGACCGGCAAGACCATCGTCAGGCGCGCCAATGCGGAACTCACCGCCTATGGCTGCGCCCTGCTCGCCGGCCTACCGGAAAGCGGCGGCCCGTCCTCCGCCGACATCGCCTATAGCCCCGGCAGGCCCGTCAAGGGCGCCGACGCCCGCTACGCCGAAGCGCTGGCGCGATGCGGCGGCTGGCGCTCGGTCTGA